A single window of Puniceicoccaceae bacterium DNA harbors:
- a CDS encoding class I SAM-dependent methyltransferase — MSKTDYPISKIFDDLYHSTCKETLAGKMREIEIIQSIPRSAAEYLFNLVCEHRPTTVIEVGMAWGFSSVAICAALRDLGEGVNVIMDPYQLQTWEGVGMMALKHCGLEAHAEVHVERSDLFLPNYWKSSAGRASFAFIDGDHRIDAVFVDFYYVNKILPPGAVVVFDDFQFHSVASVVQYAMKNFHYERLQCPEARFVVLKKLRPDERGWSDYGSF, encoded by the coding sequence ATGAGCAAAACAGATTACCCCATATCCAAAATCTTTGATGATCTTTATCACTCGACCTGCAAGGAAACTCTGGCGGGAAAGATGCGAGAGATTGAGATCATCCAATCCATACCGCGCTCTGCGGCTGAGTATCTCTTCAATCTGGTCTGCGAACATCGACCCACTACGGTGATTGAAGTAGGCATGGCGTGGGGTTTCTCATCGGTTGCAATTTGTGCGGCTTTGCGGGATTTGGGTGAAGGAGTCAATGTGATCATGGATCCTTACCAGCTTCAGACGTGGGAGGGAGTTGGCATGATGGCGTTGAAGCATTGTGGTCTTGAAGCACACGCAGAGGTTCACGTGGAGCGGTCCGACTTGTTTCTTCCAAACTATTGGAAAAGTTCAGCTGGACGGGCATCGTTTGCATTCATTGATGGGGATCATCGAATTGACGCAGTGTTTGTGGATTTCTACTACGTGAACAAAATCCTTCCCCCGGGAGCGGTTGTTGTGTTCGACGATTTTCAATTCCATTCAGTTGCGAGCGTTGTTCAATATGCGATGAAGAACTTTCATTACGAGCGATTGCAGTGCCCAGAGGCGCGGTTTGTTGTGCTAAAAAAACTCCGTCCGGATGAGCGTGGATGGAGTGATTATGGATCATTCTAA
- a CDS encoding glycosyltransferase, protein MFLNDLGFQYGAGIAQARQIQSLLLGGHTVGAICGANGEVGDRILFSRPGLDKGWRGIRTLDSLFASDDLLQHELIDGILMAAAEFYPDIVVVGNLHSTSWPLQIVEELTCLGCKVVAYMHDLHLVTGRCTYPGNCDRYLSGCDQNCPTAEEYPSLAPDRIAGAWKLRRELFNGSNSVKLAANSEYVRKLASHAFPNGNVVTVYYGADETVFQPVNRLAARNQLGLASDVPTVLVGAVNLRETRKGASHIASLVERFQEGVQFISFGHPSPDLPTVRALGYHTDAKQLARIYSSADLFVSAATEEAFGQVILEASLCATPVVAFAAGGIPEIIQNGESGLLVPVGNTNEIGNAVELLLHKPKLREEMGHAARELCVKRFSLKQQLTAWTGLLTQLCIETHADL, encoded by the coding sequence TTGTTCCTCAATGATCTTGGCTTTCAGTATGGTGCTGGCATTGCTCAGGCACGGCAGATTCAGTCCTTATTGCTGGGAGGGCACACCGTTGGAGCAATTTGTGGAGCCAACGGTGAGGTGGGAGACCGCATCCTGTTCAGCCGTCCTGGATTGGATAAAGGCTGGCGGGGGATTCGCACATTAGACTCGCTGTTTGCTTCTGATGACTTACTTCAGCACGAATTGATCGATGGGATATTGATGGCTGCGGCTGAATTCTATCCCGATATTGTGGTGGTCGGGAATCTGCATTCGACATCATGGCCACTTCAGATTGTGGAGGAACTGACGTGTCTTGGATGCAAAGTCGTGGCCTACATGCACGACCTGCATCTGGTAACTGGGCGATGCACTTACCCTGGCAATTGTGATCGGTATCTATCGGGTTGTGATCAGAACTGTCCTACTGCCGAAGAGTATCCTTCACTTGCTCCAGATCGAATTGCGGGTGCCTGGAAGTTGAGACGGGAATTGTTCAATGGCTCAAATTCGGTGAAGCTGGCTGCGAACAGTGAATATGTGAGAAAGCTTGCCAGTCATGCATTTCCGAATGGGAATGTAGTGACCGTGTATTACGGTGCGGATGAGACGGTATTTCAACCGGTGAATCGTCTTGCTGCACGAAATCAATTGGGCCTTGCGTCGGATGTTCCCACCGTTCTTGTGGGTGCGGTCAATTTGCGTGAGACTCGAAAGGGGGCATCCCATATTGCTTCTCTTGTCGAGCGATTTCAAGAGGGTGTTCAGTTCATTTCATTCGGACATCCTTCGCCGGATTTGCCGACGGTTCGCGCGCTCGGATATCATACGGATGCGAAGCAGTTGGCCCGGATTTATTCGAGTGCAGACTTGTTTGTGAGTGCGGCAACGGAGGAAGCGTTTGGTCAGGTGATTCTGGAAGCATCCTTGTGCGCGACACCAGTTGTAGCATTTGCTGCGGGTGGCATCCCGGAAATCATTCAAAACGGGGAATCCGGATTGCTCGTCCCTGTGGGTAATACAAATGAAATTGGAAATGCAGTTGAGCTGCTCCTGCACAAGCCCAAACTTCGCGAGGAAATGGGGCATGCGGCAAGGGAGCTATGCGTGAAACGGTTTTCTTTGAAACAACAACTGACCGCATGGACAGGGCTTCTCACCCAACTTTGCATTGAGACGCATGCAGATCTCTGA